The nucleotide window ACAAACACTAATTTGGAGCACACTGTGACTGCAAACTAAATATCCCTTAGTTAATTACCTCAAGTTTTAAGTGGTATTCCTTGGTGCGGGGGGGGGGCAAAGTATTTACGGTTCCAAACTGTGAGCTGGGGGAAAGTGAGTAAGGGGTCGTGTTGCTGGCCGGCTgaggagcagtaaaaataacCTTGGCTTGTGGTGTCCCAGTTTATGAGTGGGCACCGGGTCTTCTGCAGGTCACCATTGTTGGTGCAGCTGAGCTAGTGCCAGAGCCAGCAGGGTCTGCCGGTGGTTCGATGTGTCAGAGGTTGTGTTTGTAAAGCAAGCCAAACAGGCCTTTTGATGGCACACACCAGAGAATCTGGAAGCCATTTGCTTTTCCGCACTCCATGTgtgcatcccaaacggcaccctattccctttatagtgcactacttttttaaaTCAGGATCCATCAAacgtagtccactatatagggaatagggtgccatttggggccgCAACCAGAGAAAGTGGAGGGCTTGATCACCTCCAGCATCTGCTGCCTGTTTATTTACCCAGCTCACTTAACCCTTTAAACAAACTAACCAGGGCTCACCGTTGTGCCACTCTTAGATTGGCCTCTGAGGACAGAATCTGTCACAGGGGCTTTAGACTAATACCCATAGAGAGACATAACATATACCTTGTTATAAGACATTGTAATGTTGTGAAGTTATACATATCTTAAAAAGCATCATACCTGGATGCTTTAAGTAAAATGTTATTATTTGTAAGAGGAGATAGTTTAAAACCCCCTTGTCAATGATCCTAGGCCTACTTTAGTTTGATCACATGATAATAAACTGTAATACGTATACTTGGGCCTACATAATAAACAATTTGTTGTGGTTTCAGATTGCCTGCTTTCTAGCAGTTTTGGTAAGTGCACTTGGTAAGTGCACACCTTTTTATATCTTATGTAGGTCCTTGTTGACCAAAACCtacatttttatataaaggaTTGTTTGAGTGCCACACCATCCTTTTTGCATAATTACATATTTTGAATATCCAACAATGGTATTAGGCCAATTTAAATTAGTGCAATGTTGGACAAAAGGTTTTTCTCATAACAATAGCTATTTTTTTGATTGTGGTGCATAATTAAATGGCAAAAGCAGCCTCCAGTGTCAAAGTGTTTAAAGGGAATTCAATAAATAATTGAAACTCCACCATATCATGTAAATTATGCTTTAATTTCTGAAAATGATACTGACCTATTAAAATTATAAAAGTTGTTTATAGTCTATAATAATTTTGGAGGGAAATTGTTTCTTTTGGACAGTTATTGGTCCTTTTGGACAGATTGGTTTGCCTGAACAACCCCTCCCCTTCTGCTGAAGAGCTACAGTAGGCTATAAGAGCTCACTCAAGCACGTTTACACACACTCACTGTTGACCATCCGGCCACACCATCCTCCGGGGATAtgtcaaaacattttttttcttaTTCGAGGGGGAATTCTTATGCACGTTCTGGTCTCCACGGCTGTCCATGCCCACAAATTAAACTGTTGGCTTCTCTAGGGAATAGTTTCATTATACTTTAGTTTACCATGGCCTCTACCATGCTTCGGCCGGTGGCAACTTACCCCTTCTCCTCATATCCTCCTGACTTCAACATGATGTCGGACGACGAGGGGAACCGCAGCGGGAGCGACGGCAGCTCGGACCAGAGCTATGGATGCTGTGTCTCTTCAGAGAAGACTTGTCGGCAGATTTCCCGCGTGGTGGGAGTCGGTGGGGTTGTTGTGGTCAAACAGCGCAACACAGCCAACGCCAGGGAGCGAGACCGGACCCAAAGCGTCAACACCGCCTTCACCGCGCTCCGGACACTCATACCCACGGAGCCGGTGGACAGAAAGCTCTCCAAAATTGAAACGCTCCGGTTGGCGTCCAGCTACATCTCGCATTTGGCCAACATTCTTGTCCTTGGGGACGGGTGCGAGGATGGGCAGCCGTGCTTGAGTGCAGTGTATCGCGTGCAAGGAGATGGCGAGGGGAAGCAACCCAGAACAATCTGCACCTTTTGCTTGAGCAACCAGCGGAAAAGGGTAAGCGTGCATGACAGTGCTATGTCAAGTATGAATTTCAAATATATTTAACTTATTTTACGTAGTAGACAGGCAGTAGCCTACGGTTCTGAAGTGGGCGCGTGGCACCTTTGACAGCTAGTATTGCATCATGTTATTCCTCGGTTTTTCCAAAAATAGTAATTTCACAATGATAGTATGGCATAAAAACAATACTAGGCCTATTTTGTTAAATACTTTCTTACCATGTCACTTGAAGATTCATCATAATGGGCATCCATCAGTTAAGGGCAATTTGTCAAACATGCTCAAATCTGTCAAACAGCTTCTTGAGAGAGAACACACAAATGGAAAATGATCCCTGTTGGGACATCGTGCATTTATTAATATAATTTTCAGTCTGCTTAGATATCCTTTAAAGGAAAAACCGAGGAAGGGTTTGTTGATATCAATGACATTAGATTTCACTAAACTATTTGTATTATCCAAGGGAGAATGAGCATGGATTTCAGCCAAAGACAAAGATGCATGTAGTATTCATATGTTGGTCGCAGATGGTTCCTGCTTTAGAATTTTCCAGAAATTAATTCTGATGTTAATGAATAACATTGACCTAACATGACATTTATTTTTGCAGGGGAAAGATGGTCGGGGTTGTCTGAAAATGCATGCAACCCGTGCACTACGAATGAACCGAAGATAGACAACTCTCAGACTCCAAGGATGGTTTAGTTCAAGTCCGCACCTCAGGGAAAAACTCCAGCTATCACACCTAGACCGACACATTGGCCAGAATGCCTTCGAACTTCGGAAAAAGACTGTCAAAAATGAGTATCAGGAATGTGTTTGCTTGAGAAATGAATGTTCCTCTCATAATGCTGGTTTGGTGAAATGTGATTTTGGACGAACAAATGAGACTATTTGGTTGCCTTTTCAACACCCTTTTGTATTTTGCTTtgaaattaaatatatttttacatagttgTTGTTGTCCCTAGTCTAATTTCAGCCCCTCATACCAACACATTTGTGGTGATGTTTTCATATGGTTAACTCCTTACACTTGTGGAAATTGGGCCATATTGAAATGTTTCTaacataataacaataaaaaGCATATGCAtgaccatggtagcaattgaaagaaaacactttggaGGTTATGGGGAAATTAACACACCAAAGGTTAAGACACAACAGTttacctgacacaagactgaatccaaacattacactgttgattttaagtgcattttacatttactgtacttttcacagCATTTGGCAAAAACTAAATCtcaaaatactctggatacattcagtaacataaaaATAATATTCATTGACATTTTGGAATAGGTGCAAGATAAGAAAAAAACAATTACAGGGGTTTGACagaggtctaactggtgtctccaattggccacacacctctccaaactgtgcACAGTTCTTAACTAATTTCAATGTATTTATATGACTCAAGGAAAGAGCCTTCAAtaaggtgattttttttttactctccTAGCTTTGATAGGAACACAGCCCAGATTCCCCAcaatcacacaattactgtttttctttacgcaatccaaaaacgcTCCATTATAAATTGCAAACTGGGTCAGGTGGGAATCATTTGAAAGCTTATTCTCTTGCCAACATGGTTATGAAGTTGGTTAACAAGTTATAAAATatgatcttacagtgttaggctttcaaaaGCCACTTCAGACAAACATATTGTAATTTTGGTGCTAATAGAATGTAGTCATGACATGAGTGTGTTCCGCTGCAAGCAACACgacaaacataggctcattctgttcaggacaacccaggcaGGGTATAACACATGTCAGTCATCCTTTTAACTGTGGAtcaaacataggctcattctgttccgGACAACCCAGGCAGGGTATAACACGTCAGTCCTCCTTTTAACTGTGGAtcaaacataggctcattctgttcaggacaacccaggcaGGGTATAACACATGTCAGTCCTCCTTTTAACTGTGGAtcaaacataggctcattctgttcaggacaacccaggcaGTGTATAACACATGTCAGTCATCCTTTTAACTGTGGAtcaaacataggctcattctgttcaggacaacccaggcaGGGTATAACACATGTCAGTCCTCCTTTTAACTGTGGAtcaaacataggctcattctgttccgGACAACCCAGGCAGGGTATAACACATGTCAGTCATCCTTTTAACTGTGGAtcaaacataggctcattctgttcaggacaacccaggcaGGGTATAACACATGTCAGTCATCCTTTTAACTGTGGATCAAACATAGCGATCATAAACGTTGATACTGTAAATTACATTAGTTTTCAAATATGGAAATGTGatgtgcacatttggactcacgggtgtgtggtttgcttgtatgacatcaaagctgtatttattataatcctcaatgtcTCATCTTTCAGAACACATCGACTTCTCtcaatttacagcatttccctcactcagagaacaacaaatgtgcaaaagtaGCACAATTAgtgggagggatgggggggggaTCTTCGCGCGCCCAAGTTTATAACGTTTGTTAGTCAAAAACCATACAGAACTGTGAAGCGGAAAACCGGaactctgacgtcatgtatagcatgttactgtacagtgactgcgttccaatttaggcgTTTAACAATGacaaaatctgccattttcaacccgttTACGTGATGACAGGAGTGGAAAGGGCTACCGAAATGTCCACCAACAAGGTGATGTAGTGAATTGTTTGAAGATAAAGTATATATGGGACATTTAAGTACAGATTTGCCTTGAGCAATGCTAAGGAATCTCTGAAAGGAAGTGTGAGATGGGGCCTTTCCAAAATAGCTGAGCTGGCCGATTCTAAAGTGGCCAACCAAGGGCCTTTTGAGCCTAGTAAGGATAGGACATAGCAAAGTGTGTGAGGAAAACATTATTCACTCCGAATCATCATTCTCTGAATTTGCTGTACAAAGTTAAAGGGGAAAACAGGAAAGGCAACATGAGTAGATCTATTGTCAAGACTAATGATTACTCATGGAAACCATCTAAACGTGTGGCACATTGCTGAACCGATGCCCAATATCAGGAAATGATGGTTAAAGGTAGTGAGCTGAACAATTGGTAGCACTTTAGTTAAAGCCTCAACCAACTCAGGGGCTTTTGGTTGTAGTGTCtaccctgagattggaaggttgggaCTTCAATCACTGGCCAAGTCATacaaagactgtaaaaatgggacTTGATGCATTTTGCCGGGcgctcagcattaaggagattgGGGGTAAGGCTCtgcgatagactagcgtcctatcaaatcaaactttatttgtcacatgcgccgaatacaacaagtgtagaccttactgtgaaatgcttacttacaagcccttaaccaacagtgcagttcaagaagagttaagaaaatatttaccaaataaactaaagtaaaaaaaataataaaaattaacacaataacataacaataacgaggctatatacaggaggtaccggtaccgagtcagtgtgcgggggtacaggttagagtgaatttgtaaatgtaggtaggggtgaagtgactacgcataaacagcgagtagcagcagtgtacaaaacaaatggagggggggtcaAATTAATattccggtggccatttgattaatttttcagcagtcttatggcttgggggtagaagttgttaaggagcattttggtcctagacttggcgctccgggtacggtagcagagaaaacagtctatgacttgggtgactggagtctctgacaatttggactttcctctgacaccgcctattatctaggtcctggattgcaggaagcttggccccagtgatgtactgtgccgtacgcactaccttctgtagcgccttatggtcagatgctgagtagttgccataccaggcggtgatgcaaccagtcaggatgctctcgatggtgcagctgtagaactttttgaggatctggggacccatgccaaatgttttcagtctcctgagggagaaaatgttttgtcgtaccctcttcacgactgtcttggtgtgttcggaccatgatagatcattggtgatgtggacttgAAACTCTCgtcccgctccactacagccctgttgatgttaatgggggcctgttcggcctgccttttcctgtagtccacgatcagctcctttgtcttgctcacattgagggagtggttgttgtcctggcaccacactgccagttctctgacctcctccctataggctgtctcattgttgtcggtgatcaggcctaccattgttgtgtcgtcagcaaacttaatgatggtgttggagtcgtgtttggccatgcagtcgtggatgaacagggagtacaggagaggactaggtacacacccctgaggggccccagtgttgaagatcagcgtggcagacatgttgttacctacacttaccacctggggactattacagcgccccggagacacagtacgcaaACCCACTGTGCccgccgacgaaccatcaaacatgcCATGtgtcaatacagaactaagatcgaatcgtaccacaccggctccgacactcgtgggatgtggcagggcttgcaaactattacagactacaaagggaagcacaaccgagagctgcccagtgacactaacctaccagacgagctaaataacctCTATGCTCggttcgaggcaagtaacactgaaacatgcatgagagcatcagctggtcCGGATGACTGTgggatcacgctctctgcagccgatgtgagtaagagctttaaacaggtcaacattcacaaggccgctgggccagatggattaccaagacgtgtactccgagcatgcgctgaccaactgtcaagtgtcttcactgacattttcaccctctccctgtctgagtctgttaTACCAACATGTttgaagcagaccaccatagtgcctgtacCCAAgcacactaaggtaacctgtctaaatgactaccaaaccgtagcactcatgtctgtagccatgaaatgctttgaaaggctggtcatggctcacatcaacaccataatcttagaaaccctagacccactccaatttgcataccgcaccaacagatccacagatgatgcaatatctATTGCACTCCAAATTGCCCTTTCtgtattcattgactacagctcagcgttcaacaccatagtgcccacgaagcgcatcactaagctaaggaccctgggacttaacacctccctcagcaactggatcctggacttcctggagGGAAGGGTACTGCGCCcagtacagagggtagtgcacccagtacatcaccggtgACAAGCTTccggccatccaggacctctacaccaggcggtgtcagaggaaggccctaaaaattgtcaaagactccagtcaccatagTCATAGTGTAACGATCTTCTTCGTCTGATGAacaggaaggatcggaccaaaacgcagcgtggtaagtgttcatgctttattgaaaaaactgaacactaaatacaaaataacaaagtgaataaacaaaaatcgaaacagtcctgtaacaacacaaaacagaaaacaactacccacaaaaccaacatggaaaatggcaacctaaataggctccccaatcagagacaacgagtaacagctgtctctgattgggaaccaatccaggccaccataaacctacaatcCCCTAGACCATACCAAATCCCCATAGAtagacaaaacccctagacaagagaAAAACCcaaatacaaaaactaaacaaaccacccttgtcacaccctgacctaaccaaaaaaattaagaaaacaaatataactaaagtcagggcgtgacacatagactgttctctctgctaccgcatggcaagcggtactggagcgccatgtctaggtccaagaagcttctgaacagcttctacacccaagccataagactcctgaacagctaatcaaattgcttcccagactatttgcacccccctgGACCCCAcccacactgctgctactctctgttattatctatgcatagccacttaaATAACCCTatctgcatgtacataattatctcaattacctcaacaccggtgcAACCACACATTGACACATTAACTCTGaaccggcaccccctgtatatagccccgctttgttatttactgctgctccttaattatttgtttttcttatctctttctttttttttaggtattttcttaaaactgcattgttggttaagagcttgtaagtatgcatttcactataagatctacacctgttgtatttggcgcatgtgacaaataacatttgatttgatttaacatcggctactgagagcgatatcacacagtcatccagaacagctggtgctctcgtgattgcttcagtgttgcttgctttgAAGTGAGCattaaaggcatttagctcgtctggtaggctcgcgtcactgggcagctcgcgtctggggttccctttgtagtccgtaatagttttcaagccctgccacatccaatgagCGTCATGTcctgtgtagtaggattcaatcttaatcctgtattgaccctttgcttgtttgatggttcatttgAGGGCATCGCAGGCTTTCTTATAGgcatctggattagtgtcccgctccttgagagcggcagctctagcctttagctcgatgcggatgttgcctgtaatccatggcttctggttgattttaatatatatatatattctcaatGGAGAATCTTCATTGAAAGTGCACTTTATTCCAGAACTTGGTTTAATCTGGGGTGGGGAAACTGGCTCCACGGTATATATTATAATTCAGAAATGTTCACAAGTTGTTCACTGTTTtcacagagacagactgacacacatttTCTGTTTTGACTGAGTTAAGTGTgcatatgtacgtatggtcactgtggggacgacgtcgtcgatgcacttattgatgaagccgatgactgaggtggtatactcctcaatgccattggatgaatcccagaacatatttcagtctgtgctagcaaaacagtcctgtagcgtagcatccgctccatctgaccacttctgtattgagcaagtttttgcttgtaagcaggaatcaggaggataaaattatggtcggatttgccaaatggagggcgggggagagctttgtgtgtggagtaaaggtggtctagagttttttgaGTCTGGTTGcatatgtgacatgctggtaaaaatgtggtaaaactgatttaagtttgcctgcattaaagtcccctgccactaggagtgccgcttctaggtgagcattttcttgtttgcttatggccttatagagttggttgagtgcgctcttagtgccagcatcggtctgtggtggtatatagacggcttcaaataatatagatgagaactctcttggtagagagtgtggtctacagcttatcataaggtactctacctcagacaagcaataccttgagacttctttaatattagacattgcgcaccagctgttattgacaaaaagacaaaCACCTCCACCCCTCGTCCACCCCTCGtctagcttctctgttctgccggtgcatttAAAATCCCTCCAGCTCCATATtgtccatgtcgtcattcagccacgactcgatgaaacataggatattacacttcttaatgtcctgttggtaggataatagtaggtcattcattttattttccaatgattgcatgtcaGCAAGTAGGGGttcattgacccccccccccccccccccccctttgtttttacactgttactactcgctgtttattatctatccatagtcactttacccctacctacatgtacaaattacctcaactaataTCTACCCCCAcacattgcctctgtaccggtaccccctgtatatagtctcattattgttattttattgtattacttttcatttattttttactttagtttatttagtaaatattttcttaactctattttcttaaaactgcattgttgattaattaagggcttgtaagtaagcatttcactgtaaggtctaccagttctgcacatgtgacaaataaaaggtgatttgatttgattacttgtacatcaagctgccacatgctacagaaacaggagaggcTCGTGCTCCTATGAGCCATTCCAGCTCACTCGTGCAAAGCTACTTACTTAATTAAAGCCTGgaggtataattaagcaataaggcccaaggaggtgtggtatatggccaatataccacggctaggggctgttcttatgcatgacaCAACGCAGAGTAtatgttggccatataccacaaatccctgaggtgccttattgcttttatatACTGGGTATAACCAAAACTAAttgtttactgttctatttaTGGTTAGAGTTGGGCCACTAACCAAAAGCTTGCCGGTTTGAAAACCCAAGCCGACaaggtgattttttttttcttaatgCAAGAAGGCACCTCAAGGGTATGTGGTATAATAACTCAGTTTCGCATTGTGCATAAGAACAACCCTTAGGGGTggtatagtcccagtcggtagATAGAACACCCGTctgtggggaaaacaacctgtggttacctaggttaccccaTTGTCTCAGCAAATGAATACGGGCCTTGAcctccattttttttttgtatgctTGTTTTAGCCAATTGcaaaactacatttaaaaaaagtacaATATGTCTAAAGATGACTTTTCAACATTGCCTTCTGCAGAGCATTCTCCCTACTTAGAAAAAACATAATATTGTCGCTTCTCTCATGCCCATTTTCATGATGTTGCTAGCAGCCATGTGATTGAGACCTTGCTAGCTAGCGCCAGAACATTAAGCTAGacaagaccaacaacacaaacaaacggactatacaactacaagttgTGAGTGCAGTTACAAACGGACTATACTAAACAAGTTAAACGTCTTACCTGTGATGAAATGTTTCCCATACACATAGCTACGTGTAGACTACTTGGGCACTGGGTCCCCACATTTCCCACTCTCCCACCCCGAATTGCCTGAAGCCACAGAGCTTTTCTCGCAGGCTCTGTTTCCCTACATGGGAGCATTGCGAATCATAGGTCGGAATTTTTGACCTGGTTACATGTATACCACGGTTTTCAGCCAATCGGCATCCAGGGCTCGAACGGCCCGGTTTATGATGGCCATTATAAAACGGGTTGGTTGAATCCTGGATGCTAATTGGTTGATAGCATCCATTCCTGAAAAATGTCATAATGCCATAATTCCATTTCAAGTATCAATGCACGTCCACTGTTACTTCCCCATGCTTCTTCCATAGCATTGTgcctttctgtattttgaaagttctaTATCTTGAAAGTTCTATATCTTGGAAACCTGATTGGTGACATGCAACATttgttgggactatatcaacagtggactaatgaaacaaataccaaaagatagtttttgagTGGAACTTTGCTTTAAGTAAAGTGTTATTAACTGAACAAATTACATGTTTGAGTTACAGATCCACAAGTCTATCAATTCTCAGGTCTGCAGTACAGTGCACTTAGAGTAGAAAACCATTCAAGGATTTTAGCTTAGAATGTATTGAAGCTGCATTTCAAGAGCTGCAAAGGATCCAAGTAAGCAGTAAGTTGCAGGGTGTTCTTTGGCACTGGTGTGTTACAGTGAATCTCGCGGGCTTTTAATGCACATGTGCTATTGATCAGTCACACCTAATATCACCTAGCAGCCTGTGTCGAGCAAAACACAGCTGCTGATATATTAATGGTGTAAATCACAAGTCTAGTCTCCGGAGCTGGAGCGGTATGGGGGGATGGGGGGGCGTTTTTAAGAGGGGAGTTGTTGCTTTGTAAGCACTTCTAAACTGGTGCAAGTTGTGatttagcttttttttttataatcATCTGTCATAAAGACAACTTATTGCTGTCATATTGACTTATATGTCTTTTCTCCATAACACACGAGGTAATCTTGTTTGAATAGTTGGTTACCTCAACTCTGATAATGTAAgaacaaaaaaaatctatatttgcAGTTAGTTAGTTACCATTATCAGATTTGGAATGTTGTCACGTCACCAAAATTACTACATTACTGTAAATGACAGGTGTCACAAAGTGGCATTGCAGTGGtgagttacgttacagccgtaacCCATGAAGAACGTCCAAATAATTGCGCACTTGCATAAAAACACTCCCAGTCCCACTCCCCTCTCTATCTGCTGAGTTCAAACAATATTCGAAAACATTTCTAATACTGTAGTTGGGCTCAAGTGAGCTTGCCTggttgcaatggaaccaatggaagaGTCCTAAACCAcgcccacctggcactccaggcacaCTAAAGCAAACGCTCAAATATATGAacaatttcaaatagtatttgaaactGATATGCTGTCAAAACAAATCTAAATAGAAGCTGCTTCTGCCTGATCTTATCCTGA belongs to Salvelinus namaycush isolate Seneca chromosome 20, SaNama_1.0, whole genome shotgun sequence and includes:
- the LOC120064648 gene encoding transcription factor 15-like, which translates into the protein MASTMLRPVATYPFSSYPPDFNMMSDDEGNRSGSDGSSDQSYGCCVSSEKTCRQISRVVGVGGVVVVKQRNTANARERDRTQSVNTAFTALRTLIPTEPVDRKLSKIETLRLASSYISHLANILVLGDGCEDGQPCLSAVYRVQGDGEGKQPRTICTFCLSNQRKRGKDGRGCLKMHATRALRMNRR